Genomic window (Daucus carota subsp. sativus chromosome 5, DH1 v3.0, whole genome shotgun sequence):
CTTGTTCGAGTCTTAAGTTAGATGCTTAGTGTCTaatatacacaattatatacaTTAACATGTAATTAAGTTAGATACTACAATGTTGAATTATCACCTATTAATCCCGGTCATCACCTAAAACACGAATTACTATCTAAAAATTAGGGTTTGCAGTTTTGAGAGTCGGCCTCCAAGATTCTAGCCGCCACTTCTCCTTTCTTCATGCTTCATCCCCTCATTAATCATCTTCGCTCTTCTATCTTCTCTTAtatttatcagttttatcaataaaaccaagatctaaTCCTTTTGGGTGAGTTCTTGTTGATCgagtaccttgtcatcaaggttttgccctttttgggatgtttgtgtttgttttgatgtttCTGTGTGTCTTGTTATGAGTTTCGGTAATGTTTTGAAGGTCACGGTGGTAAATATCGCAAGAGTTCACCTTTCACGACATAatattgttcatgttttggggtCATTTTTTGATCCAATATCAAGTAgatgtaactgataattctgaaGATCGATTGTGAAGCTACTATGTtatgtaggttggattgttcgagatttgattgtaatactttttggttaaaagaatttaaatattttatttgttaagcgatttgaaaacaaagcggctatatgtttagctcgttttttttttcttaatcaaGGTGAATTGACAATTTGAGGGTTTGTCTCGACTAGGTTtcgattatttattaaattcttcgcttttcgtcaaaaaaaaaaaaaaggttagaTACTACATAATTTGTGGTGGAAATTGGAGGTGTATTAACATGCATTAATAATTCATTCTTTATCTTATACTATCTATTTTGttaatttctatattaatatgagTCTTTAAATTTCGAATgtgtttaaaatttatgtattataaaataaattgaattttaataaagaaattataagTTTAGATTATCAAACACTCcactaaatttaaatttaaatagaaTATCCAAATGCATAAAAAACTATAAGTCAAATATGACTTATATATAAATCCTAATTGCTCACCGTTTATAATCTACTTCTCccctttaaatattttaaataataaataacttattttaagtttagcTAAACATcccatattaaatttttttattgtttaaactCTATTATTGTTTTTGCCGCACTACACTTCTTCTTttcactttttctttttcttttctaagTTTTGCTTGTATAATTAGATTTTacaatttttgttaaaataaatttattattttaatagattaGAAATACacatacaaaaaaatataatattttacacactacatatttatttcaatatttttaatatattaacaatTGTTTCGAAActttacaatatatttttataattataaatttaaattgattaataatatcacatatggtgattattttaaatttaatttttagtaactacaaattaataaacataaaataatataatatattaataactatatttattctcatactaaaaatttaatactGTTACATGTGGTAAAGAATATTTTAAtaagtataataaattttctatctaTTATCTTTGTTACATTCATatccataatttaatttttttaatattagtaaCCATCTTACAAATTTGTTACAAGAGAAGAGGATtcgttataatttaattttaagaagatagaatttgcattttgatttttttagatGATGATACAAATGGATTTTCTTATTACCATATTACACTCACTCTGTCCCAACATCCAttgttataataaataaatatgactAAATAAtttgtgatatatgtttgtttagaTCAACTTCCGTAGCAGTCACCTGATTCTTAATactttgaaatgaaatacaacAATAATCAACCAACATATCACactataatcaaattaaaatcaaaaatattattgtggATTGATGTAGCAttcaatatatatgataaaaattacAACCCCAACATTTGTTTGATAACACTTTTCCAATGATTAAACATAACAAAATAGAGCTACATCAACATTTTTTCCATGTGAGTTCAAGCATCTGGAGATGTAGGAAACAAGTCCAGGAGCTTGGGTTCTGGGGAGGTAGGAAACAAATCCAAAAGCTGCGGCTCAATATTGTTTGAATTAGTACCCAATGGATTTGGATACAGATAAAAGCCTTTGTTGGCAATTGCATTGTCTTCTAGCATAGAAGGTGACACTTCTGTCATCATATTGCCAGGGACAAATGCATTCTGCCCATGAGGGGTTGCATTTTGATTGAGCTGACTGGTTTGCCTTTGGACTATATCACGAAAATTAGGGGCGGGTCCGGTCAGCCTTTGGACTATATCACGAAAATTTTCCGGCTCAGTTCGAACAAAAGttgtgttttgattggtgtttCTGTTCTTGTTTGTTTTGGGGGTGTTGGAAGAACAAGCATCCGACATTTTGGAAATGATAAAACCAGGGTGAGGAGAGATTACTTCTGTATAAGTGCATAGAGAGGTACCGTGGTTATCCTTTATATAGCAAAGAGAAATGTTAGGGTTTGCAAAATTTACGCGGGAGTGTCGGGcggtaaaaaaatattaacgtGTTGACTACgtgtttacaattttttaaaattatttagttGGGATTCTATAAAATTAATGACAATTTAAGTATTTAGTTGGATTGTATTTAAGTTTTGGTTGAGATATTGTGAGATTATACAAATTAAATGTATTCAGTTgagattataataaattttataataatatatataatctattagaTTGTAATTAATTCTAGAGATAAGAAAATCAAGTATAATTGTACTTGTTTGGATTTAGGCACATTATTTCCAGTATCTCATTTAGTGAGAtgccaaaaaatataaatacgaTAATCAATGTCTCTCAACTTATATTAAATCACTGATATTGgatgatttaatttaataaattatcatctaaatataatataaaatctgaTGGATAccaccaaaatttaaaattaaattcaaaacatattaaatatttcaagATTATTGATTacatgaataaaaaattatcaatgaAAAACAATTTAGTTAATTATCCAATAAAATTGTCAATATCTTATAAAAGGTTGTAGATATTTGTTatatacttatttattattttttataattgtaaAATAGTGTATACAAAATTTAGATTAATATGTTGtataatcatttaaataaattcgaGACGCGATAAATATAAACGAGAAAACCTATAATATATGTGtggttatataaaaataatattatatcatatcattataaaTATCTTTCTCATCACATACATGAAAAAATCAACTgagagagaaaataaaaaacatgtaacgactttgtttaatatatattttaagttatttaatattatataatatgatattatgtTCGACATATCTTAAAATATGTTAAACATTTATCAGAAAGTTGACACCTTGATCATAtacatattaaatttgtaataaCATAATTAGCACATGACATAATTAAAAGAAGATTTCACTTTTCACAATTACATTTTcctc
Coding sequences:
- the LOC108221143 gene encoding uncharacterized protein LOC108221143 → MSDACSSNTPKTNKNRNTNQNTTFVRTEPENFRDIVQRLTGPAPNFRDIVQRQTSQLNQNATPHGQNAFVPGNMMTEVSPSMLEDNAIANKGFYLYPNPLGTNSNNIEPQLLDLFPTSPEPKLLDLFPTSPDA